Genomic segment of Cytobacillus suaedae:
AAGTCAAACTGGCCTCGATGGGGATTTTTTACAAAAATCACAAAATACATTATCTCAGTGTGAACATCAATTACAAGAAGCACGCCATTAAGATAAACCGCCAAATCGGCGGTTTTTTATTTTGACAATTTGTCACCATACGTTTTTAATTTTTGCCCAACCGTACATTGCTTAATACAAAAGGTTTGAGCCTTCTTTTTACCGTATTCCTTTCGAAAATAAGCCTGGAGGAAACATTCTTTACAATACGTATCGAGGATTTCACCTACCTCCATTCTTATTTGTTTTTCATTCAACATTCATCACTCCTGTTTCTTGTTTTATTTATGATTATGAGCGTGGGCTTATTTACTTACCTTCTAATTCAAAATTACTTGAAACAATAACGCCTTGTAATGCCTGTGTTGCTAACTTATCCGCTTCATTATTTTCCTTCCGACTAATTGGATCATAATTTGCAATTATACCAAGGCTCTTAATTTTTTCTTCAATACGATCTAACCAACGGTTTAGATTTTCTTCCATACATGGCCACTCACCTGAAAGTTGCTTTAATACAACATGTGAATCACCACGGAATGTAACAGGAAGATGATGAACGCCTAGCTCCTCTAATTTTTGAAGCATAAACCAAAAAGCGGCATACTCAGCCTCATTATTATTATCTAATTCATCAAAAGCTTCATTTACTCTCACTCTATACTTTTTCTTATTTTGTGTATAATAAATGGCTACTCCTAAACCAGACTTGTTTGTGCCAATATCAAAACCACCATCAAAATAAGCAATTACATCATGTGGCTCTGTCTCAATCTCTTTAAGTAATTTGGTAACTTCTTTTTTGGTCCATTTTGTATGTTGCTCATCATAAAAAAAGAGCTCTTTAACTCTTCCAGTTTTCTCAAAATCATCTGAAATGAGTAATGCTTCTTCTGCTTTCATCAACTCTGTATTAAGAACAACGACCTTATTTCTCGGTGTTTTATAAGTCCATTCAATCCACAGTTTCAAATAACCCCGTCCCTTCAAATAAATAAGATGAATTATTGAAAAATAATCAAAAAACTTACTTTCATTTTTCCATTTTTTCTATCCATTATACACTAACTGCTTTGGTATCATTAGTGAAATGGTTTAACTGTTCTGTATTCAGTTAATGTGTTAAACTACTTGTAGACTTTTTTGACCTTGGAAATATTATTGATGATGGGTGATGAGTTAGTATTACCTTAAAGGAGGCCATTTTGTGATTGAAGTATATATAGATGGTGCTAGTGCTGGTAATCCCGGACCTTCTGGCGCAGGAATATTTATAAAAGGAAATGGTCAGGTAGAACGCTATTCCATTCCTTTAGGTACAATGTCAAATCATGAAGCTGAGTATTATTCCCTAATTAAAGCACTGGAGATTTGCATAAAACAAGGATATAAAACTGTATCCTTTCGAACTGATTCACAGTTAGTAGACCGGGCGATAGAAAAAGAATATGTAAAAAATAAAACATATGCCCCTCTGTTGGAAAAAGCCCTTTCTCTATCAAAACAATTAGATTTATTTTTTATAAAATGGATCCCAAGCAGTCAGAATAATGTAGCTGATGAGTTAGCTCGTAAGGCTATACAATTGAATACACCAAAGGAATGATTCATAAATGAAAAAAACATTACTTGCCGATAGCAGCTTGTTATTTGTTGCATTTATCTGGGGAACTACCTTTGTATTGGTACAAAATGCAATCAGAGTATTAGAGCCTATGTCATTTAATGCAACACGATTCTTTTTAGCTGGAATGATCTTACTTTTATGGCTACTTCTTTTCTATCGACCACAACTAAAACAAATCAATAAAAAAATGTTAGCTGCAGGGTTCTTAATGGGTTTATGGCTTTTTAGTGGATATGCCCTGCAAACCTTCGGGCTACTATATACAACTTCATCGAAAGCTGGATTTATAACAGGATTAAGCGTTGTTCTAGTCCCATTGTTTGCGTTCTTTCTACTGAAGCAAAGACCAAAGCCGAATTCAATTTTAGGTGTACTTGTAGCAACAGCTGGGTTATACATGTTAACGCTCGGAGACTCTGTTAGCGTAAACAAAGGGGATATTTTAGTCTTCTTCTGTGCAATTGCATTTGCACTTCATATTATTTTCACTGGAAAGTACACAACACTTTTTCCAACACTATTACTTACGGTAACTCAAATTCTAACCGTTGCTATACTATGTTCGATTTTTGCATTTATATTTGAGGACTGGAATGCAGTATTTTCAAAAGATGTACTTCTTTCAAATGAAGTAATCATCGCATTGTTAATCACATCTATTTTCGCTACTGCATTAGCCTTTCTGCTTCAGACTAATTTTCAAAAATATACTACTCCAACCCGTGTCGCTCTCATATTTGCGATGGAGCCAGTATTTGCAGCACTTGGCGGTTATTACTTAGCAGACGAGAGATTAACAGTCATTGCTATTTCGGGTTGCTTATTTATCTTTGTTGGGATGGTATTTGCCGAGTTGCCTGGTCGTAAGAAAAAAAGCCTACAACCATCAGAACATATATCCTATTAAAAAAAAGCGACCTTTGGGGTCGCTTTTTGGATTATATTTATATAATTTTTCTTTCTTCAATTAACTTGTAAGCATCTTTTCTATTCGAAACATTGTGCTCCTTAAACATTTCTAGAACAGAAACATAGAAGCTTCCATCGAATTGTTTTTGTGCTTTTAAGGTTATTTCTAGTGCCGTATTTACTAACTCATCTGAAGCACCTGTATAATGCTGACCAAATGATATAAAGCCAAGAGCGTCTTCCCCAAAAATGAATCCTTTCTCTGCTAAAAAGGAAAGATAATCTTCTACTGTTTTTACTGATTTATTCACCTGATTCCCCGCCTTACAAAATAGATCGTTCTATTTTATCTTAGCGTATTTGAGGAAAAATAACTATTATTTTTTAGTTAAAAGGTACCCTATTGTTCCAGTTACTAAACCAAATAGTGCTCCTCCAAGAACTTCTTCAGGCTGATGACCTAGCATTTCTTTTAACTTCTGTTCTTTTTTATCGTGATAATGTTTATCTTTATCTCCACTTAATCGTTCAATATTTTCATCAAGCTGATTCACTTTCAGAGTTAATTCCCCTGTTTGTCTACGAATCCCTTGCGCATCATACATAACGATAAGACCGAAAACCGTAGACAGAGCAAAATCAATTGTGGTAACTCCTCTTTTTAAGGCAACATATGTTGCTAAGGATGCTACCCCCGCTGAATGAGAACTGGGCATTCCACCTGTTTCTACAAAGGTACCCCAATCCCATTTACCAGTTTTCATCTTCTTAATAGGAATTTTTAAAAACTGGGCTAGTCCGATGGATGCAAGTGCTGTGTAGACTGCTTTATTCATGATGTTAATTCACCTCAAGATTAGTTTTAGAATAATCATTGTTTCTATGCAAACATAATCCACTTTTATTAGGAAAAGCTATAGATGGAGGTGAGTAGAATGAGTAAGCAAAGAAATCGAGGTACTAAAGCACCAGGGGTTAACCCGCAGGGCCACGGACAAGATGCAGATTTCACTCCAAATCCAAAAAGTGAATTAGAAAATAGAGCGAAGAAAAGTAATACAAAGATCTAATTAAAAAACCAGAGGGAAAGGCCCTCTGGTTGGTTTTATTGAAGTGTTGATTTATTTGATAAGCTTTATGTGACCACATTTCCCGGTTTTGCATTATTTCGGGCACATAAATCGTTTTACGTAACCCTATTTCACGGTTTCGCATTACTTCTGGCACTTAAATCGTTTTACGTGACCACATTTCCCGGTTTCGCATTATTTCGGGTACGTAAACATTTAATAGATTAACCGATTAACTTATCTAATCCTTTAAACTCTAGTTCTTTAAATTTTGATAACACTTTATCACGGTCAATGGTAATACAAGCTTCTTCTAGAGAGCATGAGATTGGTACTTCGCAGTGAATCTTAGCTAGCTTTCTTGATAAGTGCAGCATCTCTAGATCCTCTTGAATTTTAGCTCTTTGACCTTTAGTTAGTGACTCAAGGTTTTCTAAGATTCCTTCAATTGTGTGGAATTGTTGTAATAATTTTATCGCCGTTTTCTCACCAATGCCTCGCACACCTGGATAATTATCGCTACTGTCGCCAGCTAGGGCTTTTAAATCAACCATTTGAAAAGGTGTAATTCCCTTCTCTTCAAAAAACACAGTTGGGTTATAGACAGCATAATTTCCAAAGCCTTTTTTCATTAAAATCACTTCAACATTATCATCCAAAAGCTGAAGAATATCTTGATCTCCAGTAAGAATGGATACTTTACCATGCTTACGATAATGAGTAGCTAGTGTTCCGATACAATCATCAGCCTCATATCCGCTTAAACCAATATTAGGAATATCAAAGGAAGCAGCTACCTCTTTAACAAGTTCAAATTGAGGTATAAGCTCAATTGGAGCCTCGTTTCGGTTGCCTTTATAATCAGAGAACATTTCAGTTCGGAACGTTGTACTCCCCATATCCCAGCAGCAAACAACGTGTGAAGGATTAAACTTATTCACTGCAGTGAGCATGTGTTTTACAAAGCCATGAACACCATTTGTAGGTTGTCCTTTACTGTTGATCATATAATAGCCACTCATTGCGGTAGCAAAAAAAGATCTAAATAAAAGTGCCATTCCATCTATTAAAAGTACTTTCGATTCATTCATATGTTAATACCTCGTATTATTAGATTTTTTATATACAACATCATCTATTATACCATAGGAAGCTTAGTACGTTTTAAAAATACTCCTTCTACTTTTGGCTAATTTAACCAATAAAAAAAGCCTTCCAGAAAGGAATGGCTTTTAAATCTAAAATTCTTTTTTGTCTTTACTCATTTTTTCTGCTTCTATTTCTGCATAAGAGACAAAGTCTCTTTTTAAAGAATTATCTTTTTTACTCTTTGTATCTTTACCCTTCTCTTTAGCCATTGAACACACCACCCATATAAGTGAGATATCCATTAGTATAAATGGAAGGATATTTAATTATGTATGAGATTATTTTTCTATAGGATTCTCCGAATAGGATATCCAGTCACTCCAACTACCACTATAAAGCTTTACATTTTCAAAGCCTGCTTCTGATAAAGCAACGATATTCGGACAAGCGGTAATCCCAGAACCACAATATACAATAACTTCATCATCTACTCCTGCGATTGAAGAGAAACGATTTGTTTGTTCGGTAGAAGCTTTCCATTTTCCTTGTTCATTCAACACATCTTTCCAGAATGAGTTCACTGCACCAGGGATATGGCCAGCTATTTTATCAATAGGCTCTTCTATTCCTAAAAATCTGTTCTTTTCACGAGAATCAATCAGAATGGTCGATTTTGTTTCAATTGCTTTTTTAACACCTTCCACATCAACAACCATGCTACCATTGACTTCTGGTCTAAAGTTACTTCTAGTAAACGTTGGTATGTCATTATTCACTGGGTAATCTTTCTCTTTCCAGCTAGAGTAACCCCCATCTAAGATATATACCTTTCTATGGCCGAGATAGGATAGTAACCACCACAGTCTAGAGGCAAAAGCACCACCTTGATCATCATAAGCAACAACTGTCACAGACTCATTGATTCCAGTAGCCGATAGCTTTTCTACAAACTCATCAATAGAAGGTAATGGATGTCTACCTCCGTGTTCCATAACTGGCCCTGATAAATCTTTTTCTAAATCATAGAAAATAGCCCCTTGAATATGTTCTTTCAGATATTCATTTAATCCAATAGAAGGGTTTCCTAATTGAAATCGACAATCGATTATACGTACAT
This window contains:
- a CDS encoding sulfurtransferase, with product MKHIVGADWLMPKLNDSDVRIIDCRFQLGNPSIGLNEYLKEHIQGAIFYDLEKDLSGPVMEHGGRHPLPSIDEFVEKLSATGINESVTVVAYDDQGGAFASRLWWLLSYLGHRKVYILDGGYSSWKEKDYPVNNDIPTFTRSNFRPEVNGSMVVDVEGVKKAIETKSTILIDSREKNRFLGIEEPIDKIAGHIPGAVNSFWKDVLNEQGKWKASTEQTNRFSSIAGVDDEVIVYCGSGITACPNIVALSEAGFENVKLYSGSWSDWISYSENPIEK
- a CDS encoding zinc-finger domain-containing protein translates to MNEKQIRMEVGEILDTYCKECFLQAYFRKEYGKKKAQTFCIKQCTVGQKLKTYGDKLSK
- a CDS encoding divergent PAP2 family protein, coding for MNKAVYTALASIGLAQFLKIPIKKMKTGKWDWGTFVETGGMPSSHSAGVASLATYVALKRGVTTIDFALSTVFGLIVMYDAQGIRRQTGELTLKVNQLDENIERLSGDKDKHYHDKKEQKLKEMLGHQPEEVLGGALFGLVTGTIGYLLTKK
- the sspL gene encoding small, acid-soluble spore protein L, with product MSKQRNRGTKAPGVNPQGHGQDADFTPNPKSELENRAKKSNTKI
- a CDS encoding reverse transcriptase-like protein, giving the protein MKLWIEWTYKTPRNKVVVLNTELMKAEEALLISDDFEKTGRVKELFFYDEQHTKWTKKEVTKLLKEIETEPHDVIAYFDGGFDIGTNKSGLGVAIYYTQNKKKYRVRVNEAFDELDNNNEAEYAAFWFMLQKLEELGVHHLPVTFRGDSHVVLKQLSGEWPCMEENLNRWLDRIEEKIKSLGIIANYDPISRKENNEADKLATQALQGVIVSSNFELEGK
- a CDS encoding DMT family transporter, translating into MKKTLLADSSLLFVAFIWGTTFVLVQNAIRVLEPMSFNATRFFLAGMILLLWLLLFYRPQLKQINKKMLAAGFLMGLWLFSGYALQTFGLLYTTSSKAGFITGLSVVLVPLFAFFLLKQRPKPNSILGVLVATAGLYMLTLGDSVSVNKGDILVFFCAIAFALHIIFTGKYTTLFPTLLLTVTQILTVAILCSIFAFIFEDWNAVFSKDVLLSNEVIIALLITSIFATALAFLLQTNFQKYTTPTRVALIFAMEPVFAALGGYYLADERLTVIAISGCLFIFVGMVFAELPGRKKKSLQPSEHISY
- a CDS encoding 5'-3' exonuclease, translated to MNESKVLLIDGMALLFRSFFATAMSGYYMINSKGQPTNGVHGFVKHMLTAVNKFNPSHVVCCWDMGSTTFRTEMFSDYKGNRNEAPIELIPQFELVKEVAASFDIPNIGLSGYEADDCIGTLATHYRKHGKVSILTGDQDILQLLDDNVEVILMKKGFGNYAVYNPTVFFEEKGITPFQMVDLKALAGDSSDNYPGVRGIGEKTAIKLLQQFHTIEGILENLESLTKGQRAKIQEDLEMLHLSRKLAKIHCEVPISCSLEEACITIDRDKVLSKFKELEFKGLDKLIG
- a CDS encoding reverse transcriptase-like protein gives rise to the protein MIEVYIDGASAGNPGPSGAGIFIKGNGQVERYSIPLGTMSNHEAEYYSLIKALEICIKQGYKTVSFRTDSQLVDRAIEKEYVKNKTYAPLLEKALSLSKQLDLFFIKWIPSSQNNVADELARKAIQLNTPKE